A part of Ammospiza caudacuta isolate bAmmCau1 chromosome 5, bAmmCau1.pri, whole genome shotgun sequence genomic DNA contains:
- the TCF20 gene encoding transcription factor 20 isoform X3, producing MQSFREQSSYHGNQQSYPQEVHTSSRLEEFSPRQQAQMFQSFGGGAGSGRRGATGASTAMPGESSGHQSYQGFRKEAGEFYYMAANKDPVVSGGQQPPQRRPSGPVQSYGPPQGSSFGSQYGSEGHVGQFQTQHSTLGGVSHYQQDYTGPFSPGSAQYQQQASSQQQQVQQLRQQIYQSHQPLPQASSQSASSTSHLQPMQRPSTLPSSASGYQLRVGQFSQHYQPPSSSSSSSFPSPQRFGQSGQNYDGSYNVNSGSQYEGHAVGSNAQAYGTQSNYSFQTQPMKSFEQSKLPQSGQQGQQQQHPPQHVMQYSNAATKLSLQSQVGQYSQTEVPVRSPMQFHQNFSPISNPSPAASVVQSPSCSSTPSPLMPGGENLQCGQGNMSMGSRNRILQMMPQLSPTPSMMPSPNAHASGFKGFGLEGLQEKRLTDPGLSSLSALSSQVANLPNTVQHMLLSDALAPQKKSSKRSSSSKKADSCTNSEGSSQAEEQLKSPMAESLDGGCSSSSEDHGERVRQLSGQSTSSDTTYKGGNLERPNSSPAQGSQNEPSKLSSSPAAREDVASPDGKEAVVAVENAPKVNEKAVGVIVSREAMAGRVEKSGGQDKPAQDDASTASQAPASTSGAKEAGHAGTQQETQGGGKGSKSGDNTNHNGEGNSQPGHAVVGPNFPARTESSKSPGSLRYSYKDNIAPGIQRGIGGFPQYPSGQEKGDFPGHSERKGRNEKFPSLLQEVLQGYHHHPDRRYSRNAQEHSGMAGSLEGAMRPNVLISQTNELTNRGLLNKSMGSLLEGPHWGPWDRKSSSAAPDMKQINLADYPIARKFDVESQSAAHEAGALSERRSVICDISPLRQLVRDPGPHPIGHMGPEARSGRSERLAPGLSQSVILPGGLVSMETKMKAHSGQIKEEDFEQSKSSASLNNKKTGDHCHPAGIKHESFRGNASPGAAVSDAAPDYMPQQDTRSTQMRRGPGRTGRGKSPSQYQDLADKLKMSPGRSRGPGADLHHMNPHMTLSERVSRGSLHSVYPQNSEGPSLASAYHTNARPHAFGDPNQSLNSQYHYKRQIYQQQQEEYKDWASSAAQGVIAAAQHRQEGARKSPRQQQFLERVRSPLKNDKDGMMYLQGSSYHDTGSQEAGRCVMGSDSTQSKCAELKHGSQKLQHHESGWDLSRQTSPAKSSGPLGAANQKRFCPQESDGHRREESTDLPKPSNAMLRLPGQEDQSPQNPLIMRRRVRSFISPIPTKRQPHDMKNSGSDDKGRLMTSAKEGADKTYNSYAHSSQSQDAGKSVAKGDSFKDLPSPDNRNCPAVSLTSPAKTKILPPRKGRGLKLEAIVQKITSPNIRRSVSTNSAETGPDTVTLDDILSLKSGPEGGNVAGHGPEAEKRKGEIPDQVGPASQDTSGEKTVPRSSEEWQSSEDDKNKKEVPETTSIGKEGGGSSAVPPPSQKSGGQGRSDGSVSGAGTLTFSDSKTISPSSVFISEPNPKSEEKDGDVTNISPKPDGFPPKGYFPSGKKKGRPIGSVNKQKKQQQQQQLPVPPPPPPAPSQPAEGVGAGEPKPKRQRRERRKPAAQPRKRKPRRAAPIVEPQEPEIKLKYATQSVDKTDSKNKSFFPYIHVVNKCELGAVCTIINAEEEEQNKLVRGRKGQRSSTPPPSNAESKVLPTSTFMLQGPVVTESSVLGHLVCCLCGKWASYRNMGDLFGPFYPQDYAATLPKNPPPKRATEMQSKVKVRHKSASNGSKTDTEEEEEQQQQKEQRSLAAHPRFKRRHRSEDCGGASRSLSRGASCKKASADGGSAGEKTPLDSKPSMPTSEGGTELELQIPELPLDSNEFWVHEGCILWANGIYLVCGRLYGLQEAVEIAREMKCSHCQEPGATLGCYNKGCSFRYHYPCAIDADCLLNEENFSVRCPKHKVRLLR from the coding sequence ATGCAGTCCTTTCGGGAGCAAAGTAGTTATCACGGAAACCAGCAGAGCTACCCGCAGGAAGTGCACACTTCATCCCGACTGGAAGAGTTCAGCCCCCGCCAGCAGGCCCAGATGTTCCAGAGCTTTGGAGGAGGTGCTGGCAGTGGACGTCGTGGAGCAACAGGAGCCTCTACAGCAATGCCTGGTGAGAGCTCTGGCCATCAGAGCTACCAAGGTTTCAGAAAAGAAGCAGGAGAGTTTTACTATATGGCTGCCAACAAAGATCCAGTGGTATCAGGAGGGCAGCAGCCGCCTCAGCGCAGGCCTTCTGGACCAGTACAGAGCTATGGGCCCCCTCAAGGGAGTAGCTTTGGGAGTCAGTATGGGAGTGAGGGACATGTGGGCCAGTTCCAAACACAGCACTCAACCCTTGGGGGTGTATCCCACTATCAACAGGATTATACTGGTCCTTTTTCTCCAGGGAGTGCCCAGTATCAGCAGCAGGCTTctagccagcagcagcaggtgcagcaGCTGAGACAGCAGATCTATCAATCTCATCAGCCTTTACCCCAGGCTTCCAGCCAGTCTGCTTCTAGCACCTCACACTTGCAGCCAATGCAGCGTCCATCCACCCTGCCTTCCTCTGCTTCAGGCTACCAGTTACGAGTGGGTCAGTTCAGCCAACACTATCAGCCACCTTcgtcatcctcctcctcctctttcccttccccacagcGTTTTGGCCAGTCAGGACAGAATTATGACGGAAGCTACAACGTGAATTCTGGGTCGCAGTACGAAGGCCATGCTGTGGGTTCCAATGCACAGGCCTATGGCACCCAGTCAAACTACAGCTTTCAGACTCAACCGATGAAAAGCTTTGAGCAGTCTAAGCTGCCCCAGagtgggcagcaggggcagcagcaacagcaccCACCTCAGCACGTAATGCAGTATTCAAATGCTGCCACCAAACTCTCTCTTCAAAGTCAAGTGGGACAGTACAGCCAGACTGAAGTTCCTGTAAGATCACCGATGCAGTTCCACCAAAACTTCAGTCCAATCTCTaatccatctcctgctgcatcTGTGGTTCAGTCTCCAAGCTGCAGCTCTACCCCTTCTCCACTCATGCCAGGTGGAGAAAATCTCCAGTGTGGGCAGGGCAACATGTCCATGGGTTCTCGAAACCGGATCCTGCAGATGATGCCTCAGCTTAGTCCTACACCATCTATGATGCCAAGCCCCAATGCTCATGCAAGTGGATTCAAGGGGTTTGGACTGGAAGGACTGCAGGAAAAAAGGCTCACAGATCCAGGACTCAGCAGCCTGAGTGCTCTAAGTTCTCAAGTTGCCAATCTGCCCAACACAGTCCAGCACATGTTGCTCTCAGATGCCTTGGCACCTCAGAAAAAAAGTTCCAAAAGATCATCCTCTTCCAAGAAGGCTGACAGCTGCACCAACTCAGAAGGCTCCTCCCAGGCTGAGGAGCAACTCAAGTCTCCCATGGCAGAGTCCCTAGATGGTGGCTGTTCCAGTAGTTCAGAGGATCATGGGGAAAGGGTGAGACAGCTGAGTGGCCAGAGTACCAGCTCAGACACCACTTACAAAGGGGGTAATTTAGAGAGACCCAACTCCTCACCAGCACAAGGTTCTCAGAATGAGCCGTCAAAACTCAGCAGCAGTCCTGCAGCTAGGGAGGATGTGGCTTCCCCTGATGGGAAGGAAGCTGTGGTGGCTGTGGAAAATGCCCCAAAAGTGAATGAAAAGGCAGTTGGGGTGATTGTGTCCCGGGAAGCCATGGCAGGAAGAGTAGAAAAGTCAGGTGGACAAGATAAACCTGCACAAGATGATGCTTCCACAGCCTCTCAAGCACCAGCTAGCACTAGTGGAGCAAAAGAAGCTGGGcatgcagggacacagcaaGAGACTCAAGGAGGAGGTAAAGGGAGCAAAAGTGGCGATAACACTAACCATAATGGGGAGGGGAACAGCCAGCCTGGTCATGCAGTTGTTGGGCCAAATTTTCCTGCAAGAACAGAATCTTCCAAGTCTCCTGGCAGTTTAAGATACAGCTACAAGGATAATATAGCACCTGGTATACAGAGAGGTATTGGTGGCTTTCCACAGTATCCATCTGGTCAAGAAAAGGGAGATTTTCCAGGGCATAGTGAGCGCAAAGGCCGTAATGAGAAGTTTCCTAGCCTCCTCCAAGAGGTTTTACAGGGGTACCACCATCATCCAGACAGAAGGTACTCTAGGAATGCGCAGGAGCATTCTGGGATGGCTGGGAGTTTGGAGGGAGCCATGAGACCCAATGTTTTAATTAGTCAAACCAATGAATTGACCAATAGAGGCCTCTTAAACAAAAGCATGGGGTCCCTCCTAGAGGGCCCTCACTGGGGTCCCTGGGATAGGAAGTCTAGCAGTGCAGCTCCAGACATGAAGCAGATAAATTTAGCTGATTACCCTATTGCTAGAAAGTTCGATGTGGAGTCTCAGTCTGCTGCCCATGAGGCAGGAGCACTCTCAGAGAGGAGATCAGTGATCTGTGACATATCCCCATTAAGGCAACTTGTAAGAGATCCTGGCCCTCACCCCATAGGGCACATGGGTCCTGAGGCCAGAAGCGGAAGGAGTGAACGTCTTGCCCCTGGCTTGAGCCAGTCAGTAATACTCCCTGGTGGTTTAGTATCCATGGAAACAAAGATGAAAGCTCACAGTGGGCAAATAAAGGAAGAAGATTTTGAGCAGTCAAAGAGCTCAGCTAGTCTCAACAATAAAAAAACAGGAGACCATTGTCATCCTGCTGGCATCAAGCATGAATCTTTTCGAGGCAatgccagccctggagctgcagtctCTGATGCTGCTCCAGACTACATGCCCCAGCAGGACACCAGATCGACACAGATGAGACGAGGACCTGGCAGAACTGGAAGGGGTAAATCACCCTCTCAATATCAGGATCTTGCTGATAAGCTGAAAATGTCACCAGGCAGAAGCAGAGGCCCAGGTGCAGATCTGCATCACATGAACCCACACATGACACTATCTGAAAGAGTTAGCAGGGGTTCCTTGCATTCTGTCTACCCTCAGAATTCAGAAGGCCCATCTCTGGCTTCAGCATATCACACCAATGCTAGGCCTCATGCTTTTGGTGACCCCAACCAGAGTCTGAATTCCCAGTATCATTACAAGAGACAGATATACCAGCAACAGCAAGAAGAATACAAAGACTGGGCAAGCAGTGCTGCTCAGGGTGTgattgctgcagctcagcacaggcaggaaggAGCAAGGAAGAGCCCAAGACAGCAGCAGTTTCTGGAAAGAGTAAGGAGTCCCTTAAAAAATGACAAGGATGGAATGATGTACCTTCAAGGTAGCTCTTACCATGATACTGGAAGCCAGGAAGCTGGGCGCTGTGTCATGGGGAGTGACAGTACTCAGAGCAAATGCGCCGAACTGAAACATGGCAGCCAGAAGTTGCAGCATCATGAATCTGGTTGGGACCTCTCTCGGCAAACTTCTCCTGCCAAAAGCAGCGGCCCTCTTGGAGCAGCCAACCAAAAAAGATTTTGCCCTCAAGAGAGCGATGGGCATCGACGAGAGGAATCTACAGATTTGCCCAAGCCTAGTAATGCTATGCTTaggctccctggccaggaggACCAGTCTCCACAAAACCCATTAATTATGAGGAGGAGGGTCCGTTCTTTCATCTCTCCTATCCCTACCAAAAGACAGCCACACGATATGAAGAACAGTGGCAGTGACGATAAGGGGCGACTGATGACTTCAGCAAAAGAAGGAGCTGATAAAACATACAACTCCTATGCTCATTCATCTCAAAGCCAAGATGCTGGCAAATCAGTTGCAAAGGGAGATTCCTTCAAGGACCTGCCAAGTCCTGATAATAGGAATTGTCCTGCTGTTTCCCTCACAAGCCCGGCAAAGACCAAAATATTGCCCCCAAGAAAGGGGCGAGGATTAAAACTGGAAGCTATTGTTCAGAAAATTACATCTCCCAATATTAGGAGAAGCGTTTCTACCAACAGTGCTGAAACTGGTCCAGATACTGTCACTCTTGATGACATCCTGTCCCTCAAGAGTGGGCCTGAAGGAGGAAATGTGGCTGGACATGGACCAGAGgctgagaaaagaaaaggagagataCCAGATCAAGTGGGGCCAGCAAGCCAGGATACAAGTGGTGAAAAAACTGTTCCAAGATCTTCAGAAGAGTGGCAAAGCAGCGAGGatgataaaaacaaaaaagaggtCCCTGAAACCACCAGTATTGGCAAAGAGGGAGGAGGATCCAGTGCAGTACCACCACCTTCTCAGAAGTCAGGTGGTCAGGGAAGGTCTGATGGATCTGTAAGTGGAGCTGGAACTCTGACGTTTTCTGACTCAAAAACAATCTCCCCTTCCAGTGTGTTCATTTCTGAACCAAATCCAAAGTCTGAGGAAAAAGATGGAGATGTGACAAATATTTCACCCAAGCCAGATGGTTTCCCTCCAAAGGGATATTTCccctctggaaagaaaaaagggaggcCAATTGGGAGTGTGAACaagcagaagaagcagcagcaacagcagcagctgcctgtgcccccGCCTCCCCCGCCAGCACCATCACAGCCTGCAGAAGGGGTGGGTGCTGGTGAGCCAAAGCCCAAGAGGCAAAGGAGGGAGAGGCGAaaacctgcagcacagccacggAAGCGGAAGCCTAGACGGGCTGCTCCAATCGTGGAGCCTCAAGAACCAGAGATCAAGCTTAAATATGCTACCCAGTCTGTAGATAAAACTGACTCCAAGAATAAGTCCTTTTTCCCTTATATTCATGTGGTAAACAAGTGTGAATTAGGCGCTGTGTGCACAATCATAAATgcggaggaagaggagcagaacAAATTGGTGAGGGGTCGGAAAGGACAGAGGTCTTCAACACCCCCTCCCAGCAATGCAGAGAGCAAAGTGCTGCCCACCTCAACTTTCATGCTGCAAGGCCCTGTAGTAACGGAGTCTTCTGTCTTGGGGCATCTGGTTTGCTGCCTGTGTGGCAAATGGGCCAGCTATCGTAACATGGGTGACCTCTTTGGTCCTTTCTACCCCCAGGATTATGCAGCTACCCTGCCCAAGAATCCACCTCCAAAGAGGGCCACAGAAATGCAGAGCAAGGTCAAGGTACGGCACAAAAGTGCTTCTAATGGTTCCAAGACAGATactgaagaggaggaggaacagCAACAACAGAAGGAACAAAGAAGCCTGGCTGCTCATCCCCGCTTTAAGAGGCGGCACCGCTCTGAGGACTGTGGCGGAGCCTCTCGGTCACTTTCAAGGGGAGCTTCTTGTAAAAAAGCATCCGCTgatggtggcagtgctggtgaaAAGACTCCTTTGGACTCAAAACCATCTATGCCCACTTCAGAAGGTGGCACTGAGCTGGAGTTACAAATTCCTGAACTACCTCTTGACAGCAATGAATTTTGGGTCCATGAGGGTTGTATTCTCTGGGCCAATGGGATCTACCTGGTCTGTGGCAGGCTCTATGGGCTGCAGGAAGCTGTGGAGATTGCGAGAGAGATG
- the TCF20 gene encoding transcription factor 20 isoform X2, with translation MQSFREQSSYHGNQQSYPQEVHTSSRLEEFSPRQQAQMFQSFGGGAGSGRRGATGASTAMPGESSGHQSYQGFRKEAGEFYYMAANKDPVVSGGQQPPQRRPSGPVQSYGPPQGSSFGSQYGSEGHVGQFQTQHSTLGGVSHYQQDYTGPFSPGSAQYQQQASSQQQQVQQLRQQIYQSHQPLPQASSQSASSTSHLQPMQRPSTLPSSASGYQLRVGQFSQHYQPPSSSSSSSFPSPQRFGQSGQNYDGSYNVNSGSQYEGHAVGSNAQAYGTQSNYSFQTQPMKSFEQSKLPQSGQQGQQQQHPPQHVMQYSNAATKLSLQSQVGQYSQTEVPVRSPMQFHQNFSPISNPSPAASVVQSPSCSSTPSPLMPGGENLQCGQGNMSMGSRNRILQMMPQLSPTPSMMPSPNAHASGFKGFGLEGLQEKRLTDPGLSSLSALSSQVANLPNTVQHMLLSDALAPQKKSSKRSSSSKKADSCTNSEGSSQAEEQLKSPMAESLDGGCSSSSEDHGERVRQLSGQSTSSDTTYKGGNLERPNSSPAQGSQNEPSKLSSSPAAREDVASPDGKEAVVAVENAPKVNEKAVGVIVSREAMAGRVEKSGGQDKPAQDDASTASQAPASTSGAKEAGHAGTQQETQGGGKGSKSGDNTNHNGEGNSQPGHAVVGPNFPARTESSKSPGSLRYSYKDNIAPGIQRGIGGFPQYPSGQEKGDFPGHSERKGRNEKFPSLLQEVLQGYHHHPDRRYSRNAQEHSGMAGSLEGAMRPNVLISQTNELTNRGLLNKSMGSLLEGPHWGPWDRKSSSAAPDMKQINLADYPIARKFDVESQSAAHEAGALSERRSVICDISPLRQLVRDPGPHPIGHMGPEARSGRSERLAPGLSQSVILPGGLVSMETKMKAHSGQIKEEDFEQSKSSASLNNKKTGDHCHPAGIKHESFRGNASPGAAVSDAAPDYMPQQDTRSTQMRRGPGRTGRGKSPSQYQDLADKLKMSPGRSRGPGADLHHMNPHMTLSERVSRGSLHSVYPQNSEGPSLASAYHTNARPHAFGDPNQSLNSQYHYKRQIYQQQQEEYKDWASSAAQGVIAAAQHRQEGARKSPRQQQFLERVRSPLKNDKDGMMYLQGSSYHDTGSQEAGRCVMGSDSTQSKCAELKHGSQKLQHHESGWDLSRQTSPAKSSGPLGAANQKRFCPQESDGHRREESTDLPKPSNAMLRLPGQEDQSPQNPLIMRRRVRSFISPIPTKRQPHDMKNSGSDDKGRLMTSAKEGADKTYNSYAHSSQSQDAGKSVAKGDSFKDLPSPDNRNCPAVSLTSPAKTKILPPRKGRGLKLEAIVQKITSPNIRRSVSTNSAETGPDTVTLDDILSLKSGPEGGNVAGHGPEAEKRKGEIPDQVGPASQDTSGEKTVPRSSEEWQSSEDDKNKKEVPETTSIGKEGGGSSAVPPPSQKSGGQGRSDGSVSGAGTLTFSDSKTISPSSVFISEPNPKSEEKDGDVTNISPKPDGFPPKGYFPSGKKKGRPIGSVNKQKKQQQQQQLPVPPPPPPAPSQPAEGVGAGEPKPKRQRRERRKPAAQPRKRKPRRAAPIVEPQEPEIKLKYATQSVDKTDSKNKSFFPYIHVVNKCELGAVCTIINAEEEEQNKLVRGRKGQRSSTPPPSNAESKVLPTSTFMLQGPVVTESSVLGHLVCCLCGKWASYRNMGDLFGPFYPQDYAATLPKNPPPKRATEMQSKVKVRHKSASNGSKTDTEEEEEQQQQKEQRSLAAHPRFKRRHRSEDCGGASRSLSRGASCKKASADGGSAGEKTPLDSKPSMPTSEGGTELELQIPELPLDSNEFWVHEGCILWANGIYLVCGRLYGLQEAVEIAREMKCSHCQEPGATLGCYNKGCSFRYHYPCAIDADCLLNEENFSVRCPKHKNKMVKGSLSTEQSERG, from the coding sequence ATGCAGTCCTTTCGGGAGCAAAGTAGTTATCACGGAAACCAGCAGAGCTACCCGCAGGAAGTGCACACTTCATCCCGACTGGAAGAGTTCAGCCCCCGCCAGCAGGCCCAGATGTTCCAGAGCTTTGGAGGAGGTGCTGGCAGTGGACGTCGTGGAGCAACAGGAGCCTCTACAGCAATGCCTGGTGAGAGCTCTGGCCATCAGAGCTACCAAGGTTTCAGAAAAGAAGCAGGAGAGTTTTACTATATGGCTGCCAACAAAGATCCAGTGGTATCAGGAGGGCAGCAGCCGCCTCAGCGCAGGCCTTCTGGACCAGTACAGAGCTATGGGCCCCCTCAAGGGAGTAGCTTTGGGAGTCAGTATGGGAGTGAGGGACATGTGGGCCAGTTCCAAACACAGCACTCAACCCTTGGGGGTGTATCCCACTATCAACAGGATTATACTGGTCCTTTTTCTCCAGGGAGTGCCCAGTATCAGCAGCAGGCTTctagccagcagcagcaggtgcagcaGCTGAGACAGCAGATCTATCAATCTCATCAGCCTTTACCCCAGGCTTCCAGCCAGTCTGCTTCTAGCACCTCACACTTGCAGCCAATGCAGCGTCCATCCACCCTGCCTTCCTCTGCTTCAGGCTACCAGTTACGAGTGGGTCAGTTCAGCCAACACTATCAGCCACCTTcgtcatcctcctcctcctctttcccttccccacagcGTTTTGGCCAGTCAGGACAGAATTATGACGGAAGCTACAACGTGAATTCTGGGTCGCAGTACGAAGGCCATGCTGTGGGTTCCAATGCACAGGCCTATGGCACCCAGTCAAACTACAGCTTTCAGACTCAACCGATGAAAAGCTTTGAGCAGTCTAAGCTGCCCCAGagtgggcagcaggggcagcagcaacagcaccCACCTCAGCACGTAATGCAGTATTCAAATGCTGCCACCAAACTCTCTCTTCAAAGTCAAGTGGGACAGTACAGCCAGACTGAAGTTCCTGTAAGATCACCGATGCAGTTCCACCAAAACTTCAGTCCAATCTCTaatccatctcctgctgcatcTGTGGTTCAGTCTCCAAGCTGCAGCTCTACCCCTTCTCCACTCATGCCAGGTGGAGAAAATCTCCAGTGTGGGCAGGGCAACATGTCCATGGGTTCTCGAAACCGGATCCTGCAGATGATGCCTCAGCTTAGTCCTACACCATCTATGATGCCAAGCCCCAATGCTCATGCAAGTGGATTCAAGGGGTTTGGACTGGAAGGACTGCAGGAAAAAAGGCTCACAGATCCAGGACTCAGCAGCCTGAGTGCTCTAAGTTCTCAAGTTGCCAATCTGCCCAACACAGTCCAGCACATGTTGCTCTCAGATGCCTTGGCACCTCAGAAAAAAAGTTCCAAAAGATCATCCTCTTCCAAGAAGGCTGACAGCTGCACCAACTCAGAAGGCTCCTCCCAGGCTGAGGAGCAACTCAAGTCTCCCATGGCAGAGTCCCTAGATGGTGGCTGTTCCAGTAGTTCAGAGGATCATGGGGAAAGGGTGAGACAGCTGAGTGGCCAGAGTACCAGCTCAGACACCACTTACAAAGGGGGTAATTTAGAGAGACCCAACTCCTCACCAGCACAAGGTTCTCAGAATGAGCCGTCAAAACTCAGCAGCAGTCCTGCAGCTAGGGAGGATGTGGCTTCCCCTGATGGGAAGGAAGCTGTGGTGGCTGTGGAAAATGCCCCAAAAGTGAATGAAAAGGCAGTTGGGGTGATTGTGTCCCGGGAAGCCATGGCAGGAAGAGTAGAAAAGTCAGGTGGACAAGATAAACCTGCACAAGATGATGCTTCCACAGCCTCTCAAGCACCAGCTAGCACTAGTGGAGCAAAAGAAGCTGGGcatgcagggacacagcaaGAGACTCAAGGAGGAGGTAAAGGGAGCAAAAGTGGCGATAACACTAACCATAATGGGGAGGGGAACAGCCAGCCTGGTCATGCAGTTGTTGGGCCAAATTTTCCTGCAAGAACAGAATCTTCCAAGTCTCCTGGCAGTTTAAGATACAGCTACAAGGATAATATAGCACCTGGTATACAGAGAGGTATTGGTGGCTTTCCACAGTATCCATCTGGTCAAGAAAAGGGAGATTTTCCAGGGCATAGTGAGCGCAAAGGCCGTAATGAGAAGTTTCCTAGCCTCCTCCAAGAGGTTTTACAGGGGTACCACCATCATCCAGACAGAAGGTACTCTAGGAATGCGCAGGAGCATTCTGGGATGGCTGGGAGTTTGGAGGGAGCCATGAGACCCAATGTTTTAATTAGTCAAACCAATGAATTGACCAATAGAGGCCTCTTAAACAAAAGCATGGGGTCCCTCCTAGAGGGCCCTCACTGGGGTCCCTGGGATAGGAAGTCTAGCAGTGCAGCTCCAGACATGAAGCAGATAAATTTAGCTGATTACCCTATTGCTAGAAAGTTCGATGTGGAGTCTCAGTCTGCTGCCCATGAGGCAGGAGCACTCTCAGAGAGGAGATCAGTGATCTGTGACATATCCCCATTAAGGCAACTTGTAAGAGATCCTGGCCCTCACCCCATAGGGCACATGGGTCCTGAGGCCAGAAGCGGAAGGAGTGAACGTCTTGCCCCTGGCTTGAGCCAGTCAGTAATACTCCCTGGTGGTTTAGTATCCATGGAAACAAAGATGAAAGCTCACAGTGGGCAAATAAAGGAAGAAGATTTTGAGCAGTCAAAGAGCTCAGCTAGTCTCAACAATAAAAAAACAGGAGACCATTGTCATCCTGCTGGCATCAAGCATGAATCTTTTCGAGGCAatgccagccctggagctgcagtctCTGATGCTGCTCCAGACTACATGCCCCAGCAGGACACCAGATCGACACAGATGAGACGAGGACCTGGCAGAACTGGAAGGGGTAAATCACCCTCTCAATATCAGGATCTTGCTGATAAGCTGAAAATGTCACCAGGCAGAAGCAGAGGCCCAGGTGCAGATCTGCATCACATGAACCCACACATGACACTATCTGAAAGAGTTAGCAGGGGTTCCTTGCATTCTGTCTACCCTCAGAATTCAGAAGGCCCATCTCTGGCTTCAGCATATCACACCAATGCTAGGCCTCATGCTTTTGGTGACCCCAACCAGAGTCTGAATTCCCAGTATCATTACAAGAGACAGATATACCAGCAACAGCAAGAAGAATACAAAGACTGGGCAAGCAGTGCTGCTCAGGGTGTgattgctgcagctcagcacaggcaggaaggAGCAAGGAAGAGCCCAAGACAGCAGCAGTTTCTGGAAAGAGTAAGGAGTCCCTTAAAAAATGACAAGGATGGAATGATGTACCTTCAAGGTAGCTCTTACCATGATACTGGAAGCCAGGAAGCTGGGCGCTGTGTCATGGGGAGTGACAGTACTCAGAGCAAATGCGCCGAACTGAAACATGGCAGCCAGAAGTTGCAGCATCATGAATCTGGTTGGGACCTCTCTCGGCAAACTTCTCCTGCCAAAAGCAGCGGCCCTCTTGGAGCAGCCAACCAAAAAAGATTTTGCCCTCAAGAGAGCGATGGGCATCGACGAGAGGAATCTACAGATTTGCCCAAGCCTAGTAATGCTATGCTTaggctccctggccaggaggACCAGTCTCCACAAAACCCATTAATTATGAGGAGGAGGGTCCGTTCTTTCATCTCTCCTATCCCTACCAAAAGACAGCCACACGATATGAAGAACAGTGGCAGTGACGATAAGGGGCGACTGATGACTTCAGCAAAAGAAGGAGCTGATAAAACATACAACTCCTATGCTCATTCATCTCAAAGCCAAGATGCTGGCAAATCAGTTGCAAAGGGAGATTCCTTCAAGGACCTGCCAAGTCCTGATAATAGGAATTGTCCTGCTGTTTCCCTCACAAGCCCGGCAAAGACCAAAATATTGCCCCCAAGAAAGGGGCGAGGATTAAAACTGGAAGCTATTGTTCAGAAAATTACATCTCCCAATATTAGGAGAAGCGTTTCTACCAACAGTGCTGAAACTGGTCCAGATACTGTCACTCTTGATGACATCCTGTCCCTCAAGAGTGGGCCTGAAGGAGGAAATGTGGCTGGACATGGACCAGAGgctgagaaaagaaaaggagagataCCAGATCAAGTGGGGCCAGCAAGCCAGGATACAAGTGGTGAAAAAACTGTTCCAAGATCTTCAGAAGAGTGGCAAAGCAGCGAGGatgataaaaacaaaaaagaggtCCCTGAAACCACCAGTATTGGCAAAGAGGGAGGAGGATCCAGTGCAGTACCACCACCTTCTCAGAAGTCAGGTGGTCAGGGAAGGTCTGATGGATCTGTAAGTGGAGCTGGAACTCTGACGTTTTCTGACTCAAAAACAATCTCCCCTTCCAGTGTGTTCATTTCTGAACCAAATCCAAAGTCTGAGGAAAAAGATGGAGATGTGACAAATATTTCACCCAAGCCAGATGGTTTCCCTCCAAAGGGATATTTCccctctggaaagaaaaaagggaggcCAATTGGGAGTGTGAACaagcagaagaagcagcagcaacagcagcagctgcctgtgcccccGCCTCCCCCGCCAGCACCATCACAGCCTGCAGAAGGGGTGGGTGCTGGTGAGCCAAAGCCCAAGAGGCAAAGGAGGGAGAGGCGAaaacctgcagcacagccacggAAGCGGAAGCCTAGACGGGCTGCTCCAATCGTGGAGCCTCAAGAACCAGAGATCAAGCTTAAATATGCTACCCAGTCTGTAGATAAAACTGACTCCAAGAATAAGTCCTTTTTCCCTTATATTCATGTGGTAAACAAGTGTGAATTAGGCGCTGTGTGCACAATCATAAATgcggaggaagaggagcagaacAAATTGGTGAGGGGTCGGAAAGGACAGAGGTCTTCAACACCCCCTCCCAGCAATGCAGAGAGCAAAGTGCTGCCCACCTCAACTTTCATGCTGCAAGGCCCTGTAGTAACGGAGTCTTCTGTCTTGGGGCATCTGGTTTGCTGCCTGTGTGGCAAATGGGCCAGCTATCGTAACATGGGTGACCTCTTTGGTCCTTTCTACCCCCAGGATTATGCAGCTACCCTGCCCAAGAATCCACCTCCAAAGAGGGCCACAGAAATGCAGAGCAAGGTCAAGGTACGGCACAAAAGTGCTTCTAATGGTTCCAAGACAGATactgaagaggaggaggaacagCAACAACAGAAGGAACAAAGAAGCCTGGCTGCTCATCCCCGCTTTAAGAGGCGGCACCGCTCTGAGGACTGTGGCGGAGCCTCTCGGTCACTTTCAAGGGGAGCTTCTTGTAAAAAAGCATCCGCTgatggtggcagtgctggtgaaAAGACTCCTTTGGACTCAAAACCATCTATGCCCACTTCAGAAGGTGGCACTGAGCTGGAGTTACAAATTCCTGAACTACCTCTTGACAGCAATGAATTTTGGGTCCATGAGGGTTGTATTCTCTGGGCCAATGGGATCTACCTGGTCTGTGGCAGGCTCTATGGGCTGCAGGAAGCTGTGGAGATTGCGAGAGAGATG